In one window of Bifidobacterium sp. WK041_4_12 DNA:
- a CDS encoding L-ribulose-5-phosphate 4-epimerase: MVSLADFGPEVRAEVKQVREVVSDLHKQLITWNLVVWTAGNVSQRLHTADLMVIKPSGVRYEYLTPSSMVVTDLHGNVVDGTESPSTDTLSHAYIYRHLPDVYGVVHTHSVYATAWAAAGLDVPPVLTLMGDEFGGPIPVGPFREVASEAIGEAVVETLKKYPKSPAVLMRNHGPFTIGKDAEAAVKAAAVTEWVSHTIWAARQLGDLTELPQADIDKLNDRYTNVYGQH, encoded by the coding sequence ATGGTTTCTTTAGCTGATTTTGGTCCCGAGGTTCGCGCCGAGGTCAAACAGGTGCGTGAGGTGGTGTCAGATTTGCATAAGCAACTGATCACCTGGAATCTGGTCGTATGGACAGCCGGCAATGTGTCACAACGTTTGCACACCGCCGATCTGATGGTGATCAAGCCGTCAGGAGTGCGCTACGAGTATCTGACCCCGAGTTCCATGGTGGTCACGGATCTGCATGGCAACGTGGTTGACGGTACCGAGTCTCCTTCGACGGATACGCTCTCGCACGCCTACATCTACCGTCATTTGCCGGATGTGTATGGTGTGGTGCACACGCATTCCGTATACGCTACCGCTTGGGCTGCAGCGGGGCTTGACGTTCCGCCAGTGCTGACGTTGATGGGTGACGAGTTTGGTGGCCCGATTCCGGTGGGTCCCTTCCGGGAGGTAGCTTCGGAGGCGATTGGTGAGGCAGTAGTCGAGACCTTGAAAAAGTATCCGAAGTCGCCGGCCGTCCTGATGCGCAATCACGGCCCATTCACCATCGGCAAGGATGCGGAAGCTGCCGTCAAGGCTGCGGCCGTGACCGAGTGGGTGTCGCATACGATATGGGCGGCGCGTCAATTGGGGGATCTCACTGAGCTTCCGCAAGCGGACATCGATAAACTCAATGACCGCTACACCAACGTCTACGGCCAACACTGA
- the rpmB gene encoding 50S ribosomal protein L28 — MAARCAVCGKGPQTGFSVSHSHIRNKRSFRPNLQAVRTSVDGKNLRVRVCTKCLKAGKIQRVAA; from the coding sequence ATGGCAGCTCGTTGCGCAGTATGCGGCAAGGGACCGCAGACAGGTTTCAGCGTTTCGCATTCACATATCCGCAATAAGCGCAGCTTCCGTCCGAACCTGCAGGCGGTTCGTACCAGCGTCGACGGCAAGAACTTGCGCGTCCGCGTATGCACCAAGTGCCTCAAGGCCGGGAAGATACAGCGCGTAGCGGCCTGA
- a CDS encoding glutamate--tRNA ligase family protein — translation MRPVIGRFAPSPTGRMHVGNAYVALAAWLAARAAHGRIRLRIEDIDVERNRPDADRWIMDDLSWLGLDWDGDVVYQSQRIDCYDEALQRLQSQWLCDENDETPSAAGKQPLVYPCFCTRADLKAASAPNAGDGFRVYAGTCRRIPSARRRLRVAAGDRYALRVAVPQDCHDSCAKVDVVDSVYGPQHFNLARDIGDTVIRRSDGEYAYQFAVSVDDRAMGVNHIVRGRDLLPSTAIQQWIKQHLGTGDGASSTPVSTEYLHLPLIVDAGGRRLAKRHADLDLGALRERHVEPELVIGWCAYWLGLIDCPYPCQAADLIAKFSTARLNRHHEDIHLHSQSLQAMGMSWEQGRSLLG, via the coding sequence ATCAGACCGGTTATTGGCCGATTTGCACCGTCGCCGACGGGCCGGATGCATGTAGGCAATGCGTATGTCGCTTTGGCTGCCTGGTTGGCTGCGCGTGCAGCGCACGGTCGGATTCGTTTGCGCATCGAAGATATCGATGTGGAGAGAAACCGACCGGATGCTGACCGATGGATTATGGACGACCTGTCGTGGCTTGGTCTGGACTGGGATGGTGATGTCGTTTATCAGTCGCAGCGTATAGATTGCTATGACGAAGCCTTGCAGCGATTACAGTCACAATGGCTATGCGATGAGAATGACGAAACTCCATCCGCAGCTGGAAAACAGCCACTGGTATATCCATGCTTCTGTACGCGGGCTGATCTCAAGGCTGCTTCCGCTCCCAACGCTGGCGATGGTTTTCGGGTGTATGCCGGAACTTGTCGAAGGATTCCTTCTGCTCGGCGCCGCCTGCGCGTTGCTGCAGGGGACAGATACGCGTTGCGAGTCGCAGTGCCGCAAGATTGCCATGATTCGTGTGCGAAGGTTGATGTTGTGGACAGCGTGTATGGTCCTCAGCACTTCAATCTTGCTCGAGATATTGGCGATACGGTTATTCGTCGCTCCGATGGTGAGTATGCCTATCAGTTTGCCGTAAGCGTCGATGACAGGGCGATGGGGGTGAATCACATCGTCAGAGGCAGGGATCTTCTTCCATCGACAGCCATTCAGCAGTGGATCAAGCAACATTTGGGTACCGGGGACGGGGCCTCTTCGACACCAGTATCTACCGAGTATCTTCACCTGCCCTTGATCGTGGATGCAGGAGGCCGGCGACTGGCCAAGCGCCATGCCGATCTGGACCTCGGAGCGCTGAGAGAGCGTCATGTGGAGCCAGAGCTTGTGATCGGATGGTGCGCGTACTGGCTTGGTTTGATCGACTGCCCATATCCATGTCAGGCAGCCGATCTGATCGCGAAGTTTTCCACAGCACGCTTGAATCGTCATCACGAGGATATTCACTTGCATTCACAGTCGTTGCAAGCCATGGGAATGTCATGGGAACAAGGCCGGAGCTTGCTGGGATAG
- a CDS encoding xylulokinase, translating into MASQQEDLEHSSSRQVEAIAEKIRAGKTALGVELGSTRIKAVLIDDTYATIAAGVFEWENHLENGLWTYSLEEVWHGLQTAYASMAYDVENAYGEKLTRVGSMGISGMQHGYLALDANGQLLVPFRTWRNTNTHDAHEKLSKLFQYNIPERWSIAHLYQAILNREPHVPKVASLTTLAGYVHWKLTGNKVVGVCDASGMFPIDQDTKYYEKDLLAKFSAIPEVAAQPWHIENLLPTPLVAGRDAGRLTAEGAQLLDPTGTLQAGIRLVPPEGDGGTGMVATNSVRVRTGNVSAGTSIFAMVVLGRKLKHPRPEIDLTVTPVGDLVGQSHGNNFTSDLNAWVGLFSQFAHAAGFKVDMGTLYGTLFRAAIGDQADADAGGLLNYCFYSGEFLANLEEGRPVFARGPEAHMNLANFMRAQLFSAFAPVKIGMDVMIREEHVQVDSLVGHGGIFATPRVAQKILAAAFNTPIKVMSTAAEGGAWGMAVLADYLWHRDVALADYLDERVFAGAASTTENPDPRDVAGFERFFTRFMKGLTIEKAAIDAIPLEENHEDATQTE; encoded by the coding sequence ATGGCGTCACAACAGGAAGATTTAGAACATAGCAGTTCGAGGCAAGTAGAAGCCATTGCAGAGAAGATTCGGGCAGGCAAGACGGCGCTGGGTGTGGAACTCGGCTCGACCCGGATCAAGGCGGTGCTCATCGATGACACCTATGCCACCATCGCAGCTGGTGTTTTCGAATGGGAAAACCATCTTGAGAACGGGTTGTGGACCTACTCGCTCGAGGAGGTATGGCACGGTCTGCAGACTGCCTACGCGTCCATGGCGTACGACGTCGAAAACGCCTACGGCGAGAAACTTACGCGTGTCGGCTCTATGGGAATTTCTGGAATGCAGCACGGTTATCTCGCCCTCGATGCCAATGGACAGCTATTGGTGCCGTTCCGTACGTGGCGCAACACGAACACGCACGATGCGCATGAGAAGCTGTCCAAGCTATTCCAATACAACATCCCCGAACGTTGGTCCATCGCCCATCTGTACCAGGCGATTCTCAACCGGGAGCCTCATGTGCCGAAGGTGGCCTCGTTGACGACGCTGGCGGGCTATGTGCACTGGAAGCTGACCGGCAACAAGGTGGTTGGGGTGTGCGATGCGTCAGGCATGTTCCCGATTGATCAGGACACGAAATACTACGAGAAGGATCTGCTGGCCAAATTCTCAGCGATACCAGAAGTTGCAGCGCAGCCTTGGCATATCGAGAATCTGTTGCCCACGCCGCTGGTGGCAGGCCGGGATGCCGGCCGATTGACGGCCGAGGGCGCTCAACTGCTCGATCCGACCGGTACCTTGCAGGCGGGCATCCGACTCGTCCCGCCCGAGGGAGACGGAGGCACCGGAATGGTAGCGACGAATTCAGTGCGCGTGCGTACCGGCAACGTCTCTGCGGGAACTTCGATTTTCGCCATGGTCGTATTGGGACGCAAACTGAAGCACCCACGGCCAGAGATCGATTTGACCGTTACACCGGTGGGTGATCTGGTGGGGCAGAGCCATGGCAATAACTTCACGTCGGATCTCAATGCGTGGGTCGGGCTATTCAGCCAGTTTGCCCACGCAGCCGGATTCAAGGTAGACATGGGCACCTTGTATGGAACGTTATTCCGCGCGGCGATTGGCGATCAGGCTGATGCCGACGCTGGCGGATTGCTCAACTACTGCTTCTATTCAGGCGAGTTTTTGGCTAACCTCGAAGAAGGCCGGCCGGTGTTCGCGCGTGGGCCAGAGGCGCACATGAATTTGGCGAACTTCATGCGTGCCCAGCTGTTCAGCGCATTCGCGCCCGTCAAGATTGGCATGGACGTGATGATCCGCGAAGAGCATGTACAGGTCGATTCCTTGGTGGGTCATGGTGGAATCTTCGCCACCCCCCGCGTTGCGCAGAAAATATTGGCCGCAGCCTTCAACACTCCGATCAAGGTGATGTCTACGGCTGCTGAAGGTGGTGCGTGGGGCATGGCTGTACTGGCCGATTATCTATGGCATCGCGACGTCGCGTTGGCTGACTACCTCGATGAGCGTGTGTTCGCTGGCGCAGCGTCGACCACCGAGAATCCAGACCCGCGGGATGTGGCTGGATTCGAGCGATTCTTCACCCGCTTCATGAAGGGCTTGACCATCGAAAAGGCGGCGATCGACGCAATCCCTCTCGAAGAAAATCATGAAGATGCAACGCAAACTGAGTAG
- a CDS encoding sugar porter family MFS transporter, translated as MATKTTSIAKRSRESTGTVVLVSVITSIGGFLFGFDNGSISGSIGYITTKFSLSAAGMGWVTSCLTVGCIVGVIFAGRLSDRIGRKKVLVMVATLFMIGATGEAVAPNVSFLVALRIIVGIGIGLETTVAPLYIAEIAPARIRGRLVSFNQLFSCIGNLVIFVVSAMIISAHAEAWNIDYGWRSTFIVGIIPAIALVICLKFIPESPRWLVQQGRLDDARTSIGRLVSDSTDVEGELDRINVVIASEEKPKISEIWAPKMRKRLLIVTGVPFFMQLTGITAVFYYAPEIFKTAGFGANAAVQSTILVGGAMVLGALLSLWLIDQLGRRTLLLLGSAMMAVFLGLISWLFTLAQPNGTFLVSLLLLFVIAWGASFGTISYVLPGELFPTRIRGLGSSADTLSQWIFTFIIAQFFPILVAAFGMAVAFAGLATFGVLAFIFCYVLVPETKQKPLEQLELELAGK; from the coding sequence ATGGCTACTAAGACAACCAGCATCGCAAAGAGATCGCGCGAATCCACCGGCACTGTCGTTCTCGTTTCAGTGATAACCTCCATCGGAGGATTTCTTTTTGGATTCGACAACGGCAGTATTTCAGGATCGATCGGATACATTACCACGAAGTTTTCACTGTCGGCCGCAGGCATGGGCTGGGTCACCTCCTGCTTGACCGTAGGCTGCATAGTGGGGGTCATCTTCGCAGGGCGACTGTCCGACCGGATCGGTCGAAAGAAAGTTCTGGTAATGGTGGCTACGCTATTCATGATTGGTGCCACGGGAGAGGCGGTTGCTCCAAACGTCAGCTTTCTTGTCGCGCTTCGCATCATTGTCGGCATCGGGATCGGATTGGAAACGACGGTCGCCCCTTTGTACATCGCCGAAATCGCACCGGCGCGCATTCGCGGTCGTTTGGTATCGTTCAACCAGCTGTTTAGCTGCATCGGCAATTTGGTCATCTTCGTCGTCAGCGCAATGATCATCAGCGCTCATGCCGAAGCATGGAATATCGATTACGGCTGGCGCTCCACCTTCATCGTGGGCATCATCCCGGCCATAGCCCTTGTCATCTGCCTGAAATTCATTCCCGAAAGCCCCCGTTGGCTTGTGCAGCAAGGTCGTCTTGATGACGCCAGAACATCGATCGGTCGTCTGGTTTCCGATTCAACAGATGTGGAGGGTGAACTTGATCGAATCAATGTGGTGATCGCGTCGGAAGAGAAGCCCAAGATTTCTGAGATATGGGCTCCGAAGATGAGGAAGCGTCTTCTCATCGTTACTGGCGTGCCATTCTTCATGCAGCTGACAGGCATCACCGCGGTATTTTATTACGCTCCCGAAATCTTCAAGACAGCCGGTTTTGGCGCCAATGCCGCCGTGCAAAGTACGATACTGGTCGGAGGCGCAATGGTATTGGGCGCACTCCTTTCCCTCTGGCTGATCGATCAGCTTGGCAGAAGAACCCTGTTGCTGCTCGGATCTGCGATGATGGCGGTTTTCTTGGGACTGATTTCATGGCTTTTTACGCTTGCTCAACCAAACGGAACATTCCTAGTGTCACTGCTGCTGCTCTTCGTCATCGCTTGGGGAGCAAGCTTCGGAACCATTTCATATGTGCTCCCTGGTGAACTGTTCCCAACTCGCATCCGCGGACTGGGATCGTCCGCTGACACATTGTCCCAGTGGATTTTCACCTTCATCATCGCGCAGTTCTTCCCAATCTTGGTCGCTGCATTCGGCATGGCCGTAGCATTCGCTGGACTTGCAACCTTCGGTGTGCTTGCATTCATCTTCTGCTACGTTCTGGTGCCCGAAACCAAGCAGAAGCCCCTTGAACAACTCGAGCTCGAACTGGCTGGAAAATAA
- a CDS encoding formate--tetrahydrofolate ligase, giving the protein MSVYENYVTQYGSFKKIDAFGYLDYLESHPDEPRKHGKVVLVTADTPLKASRGEGKTTTTIALIDALRARGIDAAAVLRQPSMGITAAGSKGGASGGGKASLTHPELVDWGLCGEMAAIAAAQNLLVAFAEKAVDDGRLDTIEVPRVSETPSRSLRRIRVDDGKNNVAERVVLTPTCELTQIVVLSRSMDEIGTRVSNMVAGEKDGNPVRFGDFIDLWRITNILTEAVKPAYTETMQGSPVYVHCGPFANVSIGIPSLVSVEMACARHDVVVVEAGYGTDAGAQKWLDIAAREYGAQWPSAAIVVTRATTWRDDPALRWRYPFHVNRLESLGIPAFPMINLWEGEDDQVPELRQQASRLKFREPIVGNLFRDGGEALVNQLDGFVAAMRDEGTASAPGSHKGMDILEHVRWIADSAYGVPAERVVMRDGFSESLQHARKLCAALGKDLNDYAVVAVKSPATMTDNDSAPEGSRSVTLKKVEVHAGAGLVQVNLTSSLTTPMPKIV; this is encoded by the coding sequence ATGTCAGTTTACGAGAATTATGTGACTCAGTACGGATCGTTCAAAAAGATCGACGCCTTTGGCTATCTGGATTATCTGGAGAGCCATCCTGATGAGCCGAGGAAGCACGGGAAAGTCGTGCTGGTCACTGCAGATACGCCGTTGAAGGCATCGCGTGGTGAGGGGAAAACCACAACGACCATCGCACTTATCGATGCACTTCGCGCTCGTGGAATCGATGCCGCAGCGGTGCTCAGGCAGCCGAGCATGGGCATCACCGCAGCGGGTTCAAAGGGGGGAGCGTCAGGCGGCGGCAAGGCTTCGCTGACGCATCCAGAACTTGTGGATTGGGGTCTGTGCGGTGAGATGGCAGCCATTGCAGCTGCTCAGAATCTGCTTGTTGCCTTTGCAGAGAAGGCCGTGGACGATGGGCGGTTGGATACCATTGAGGTGCCCAGGGTCTCTGAAACCCCATCGCGTTCGCTGCGTCGCATTCGCGTGGATGATGGGAAAAATAACGTTGCTGAGCGCGTTGTGCTTACTCCCACTTGCGAGTTGACCCAGATTGTGGTGCTTTCGCGAAGCATGGACGAGATCGGCACGCGAGTTTCGAATATGGTTGCCGGTGAGAAAGATGGCAATCCTGTGCGCTTCGGTGACTTCATCGATCTGTGGCGCATCACCAACATTCTGACCGAGGCAGTGAAGCCGGCCTATACGGAAACGATGCAAGGCTCGCCGGTATACGTGCATTGCGGACCGTTTGCGAATGTTTCCATTGGCATTCCAAGTCTGGTTTCCGTCGAAATGGCGTGTGCACGACATGACGTGGTTGTCGTGGAGGCAGGATACGGCACGGATGCCGGTGCACAGAAGTGGCTGGATATTGCAGCTCGTGAATACGGCGCGCAGTGGCCATCCGCTGCCATCGTCGTGACGCGTGCAACGACATGGCGCGATGATCCGGCGCTGCGCTGGAGATATCCGTTCCATGTCAATCGTTTGGAGAGCCTTGGAATTCCTGCCTTCCCCATGATCAATCTCTGGGAAGGGGAGGACGATCAGGTTCCCGAGCTGCGTCAACAGGCCTCTCGATTGAAGTTCCGCGAACCTATCGTTGGCAACCTGTTCCGCGACGGTGGCGAGGCACTGGTCAATCAGCTGGACGGATTCGTTGCAGCCATGCGCGATGAAGGTACTGCTTCAGCGCCGGGCAGTCACAAGGGCATGGATATTCTTGAGCATGTCCGTTGGATTGCGGACAGTGCCTATGGCGTTCCCGCAGAGCGCGTCGTCATGCGCGATGGATTCAGCGAATCGCTTCAGCATGCCCGTAAGCTGTGTGCGGCACTGGGTAAGGATCTGAACGACTATGCGGTTGTCGCCGTGAAGTCGCCTGCGACGATGACGGACAATGACAGCGCACCCGAAGGATCTCGTTCCGTGACGCTGAAAAAGGTTGAAGTGCATGCTGGCGCAGGTCTTGTTCAGGTCAACCTGACCTCATCACTGACGACACCTATGCCCAAGATCGTCTGA
- a CDS encoding MIP/aquaporin family protein: MHYPLITELIAEFIGTALLMVFGNGAVANVELKGTKGFKSGWVTIAMGYGFGVMFPVLMFGSVSGAHINPAMTIAQVVVGMFPVSNLLPYIAAQLLGALAGQLIVVATYYPYYKATESADSIFATFSTTDAAQSRSNYFLNEFFGTLILVLGALSCLILPWGAKDPAAASIVVGFIVWGLVTSMGGPTGPGLNPARDLMPRLLHQLLPFPNKGSSRWNEAWIPVVAPIAGAIVGAEIFHNCIV; the protein is encoded by the coding sequence GTGCATTATCCCCTCATAACTGAATTGATTGCAGAATTTATCGGAACTGCATTACTGATGGTTTTTGGCAACGGAGCCGTTGCCAACGTAGAGTTGAAAGGCACCAAAGGCTTCAAATCCGGATGGGTGACGATTGCCATGGGCTATGGTTTCGGCGTCATGTTCCCCGTGCTGATGTTCGGAAGTGTCTCTGGAGCTCATATCAACCCAGCAATGACGATTGCCCAGGTTGTCGTTGGCATGTTCCCCGTATCGAATTTGCTCCCATATATCGCGGCTCAGCTGCTGGGCGCGCTGGCGGGTCAGCTCATCGTCGTGGCGACCTATTACCCGTATTACAAGGCCACCGAGTCTGCAGATTCCATCTTTGCAACGTTCTCAACGACTGATGCGGCGCAATCTCGCAGCAATTACTTCCTGAATGAGTTCTTTGGAACGTTGATTCTCGTTCTCGGAGCGTTGAGCTGCCTGATTCTCCCCTGGGGAGCGAAGGATCCTGCCGCTGCCTCGATTGTCGTCGGCTTCATCGTGTGGGGTCTGGTCACTTCCATGGGTGGACCGACTGGCCCCGGACTGAATCCTGCACGCGATCTGATGCCACGTTTGCTCCATCAGTTGCTTCCTTTCCCCAACAAAGGATCATCTCGGTGGAATGAGGCCTGGATTCCTGTCGTTGCGCCCATTGCAGGGGCTATAGTGGGTGCAGAAATATTCCATAACTGCATTGTTTGA